The DNA window AAACTTGGGATTGTACATTGGCAATGCAAGCCAAGAATGCCAAAACCAAAAGCTTTTTGCTTATAAACGTGTGAGCCATTATTTTCTTTGGTAGAAATCTTTGTATTTTAGCTAAAATGGAGTTATTTGTaaagtgtttttttttaatgcaatTTATAGTGTTAGAAGGGGGGAAGTTGAGTGACACAAAACATGTCCTACCAATCCTTCGATGACCATACGTAGGAGAGTAGGAAGTTATGGTTTCTTGGTTTAATTTTCACTTGCCGAGAAAATAGCATCATGACGTTCTGGGAAATAACATCACATTGATAGtcgaatattttttaaattttctgaagaaataagaaattatttgaattttttttgtattaattATGATCGTTTCAAAGTTTTCGTAATTTCTTTATTGAAATACGTCTTTTGGGGTTGTGACTTGTGAGTATTATTATTTCTGACTGAGATATCTTATCCTTTTGAGCGAAGGcttttttggggaaaaaaacaaaaagaaaagtaaGTGACGGTTTTTAAGTTAAGCTAAATAGCAAGCCTAAATTACAACTGAATTCATGAATAATATTCATACTGAAAATTATACCCATTTTAATACTTTATATTCAGACTCGTTTCTTTCAAAattgaacccaaaaaaaaaagagagagaaaattATAGGCGCAAATATTTACGTCAATAAACCTTACATATTGTTTGACTTCACGttttaaaaagttttaaaaaaaaacgacacccttcatttttttaatttgattaatacAACATTAATATTTACCGGATTAATTATATTGTGATACTATTATAGATTTGttacatatttatattaaatcacTCAACACTTTAGAATAATTTTACGCACATACATGCACAGAAATGCAAACATTCATATGTTGCATGAATTTATATGTATATGTGCGCATATATACATCGGTGCAATCATAACTTGATATCAGATCAAACGAAAGGAAAAACATAATGGGAGTTCATTAAAAATTGGCTTTTTACTTATTTCTCACAACTCTACATACATATCCACGCATAGGGGCATCTAAAAACGTCTGCAACTCTGTATTTAGCCAAAGTGATCAATGGGAATCAAAATATTGAGGGAGAGCACATATTTTGTCAAAAATTGATGGCTCTAACCACAATAATAACGTTTTTTGTTATGAATGAGTAACAGTAGCATTACCGATCAGCTGAAGCAGTTCCCTGCGCTTGGATTCTGTTATCTGTAATTCAAGAGTAACCTGTGCAGCATACAATCGGACATCAACATCCAAAATTCGACCACTCATTCAATTTAGAAGCTTTATTTCTATTCGCTAACCGCAACcgagtgtgtgtgtatataaatatattattgcaCTCTCTGTTAAGAGCAAGCCTCcattgaacaattaaaaataatgacaCCTCAACGGCCGACAAAATCAAGAAAGAAACATAGAAAATAAGTGAAAAATAGTTAATTCTTGTGATGATGAATTGCAGAATGATAAGTAATGAATTTGTGCTGTGGCTGAAACGAGTAACATACGATAAAACTAGTATAGTCGCGTCATTTAAAATTGCTCAAGATGCAGATAAAATTTCAGTGCTCACCTCTTTGAATATCTCACTATACGAAGTCTTCTTGAATTCCTAGAGAAGCATCAAATATTACCTTAACCGGACATATATTAACAAGGCAACGGAAAAATTTTGTATATCTGTAACCAGACAACATGATATAAGctgtaaaataatataaaaagaagtAAATGTCTCCCATGAGTTCATTATATTGCAACTTCCACATCAAGTCTTCTTGTTGGTGTATGTCTGAGTGCATCTGGGAGTATGTACGTGTATTTTAATCGAGACAGAGACACTCACCAATTTTTGGAAAAGATTAAGAGAAGCATCATTTGATTCTCCAATCTTTGCACGAAAGATGAGAATGCCAAAAATTTTAACTGCAGATGCCATCATAAGCAGGACTGACTCCTTCGCAAGTCCTTTGCAACGACTGGAAGAGAAGTATGTTGTGAAATTTATAGAAATTTCCAAAAAATTGTTGCACAGAATAACATGCTAGGAAGATAAATGCAAATGAATCATCTATAGAATTAATATCTTTCCTTGTCCTTAATATTGCACAGTTACTTTGCACAGTGCTTTTTTCAGCAATGGTTGGTGATGTGCCCATCTCTAAATTTTAACCTTTTAACATTATTCATATTTCTCATCATTGGGAAGACTTCACTTTTCAATTTTACGGTTGTGAAGAAATGCCGTATTCTTAGAGTGTTGCGCTCTACAAAAAATTCAACCTCAGAATCAAGGTTTACGCCTTTGAAGGAATCTCATCACCTATGAATCTTCTTTTTCTTTCATAATCCACCTCTCTTCTTTAGTCAAAGTCTTGAAAACGGTGTAAAAACAGAAACTCGAGACTTATTGATTTGTGCAATCTaaattaaaagaagaaaagagtAATACCTTTTGCTTTCCGCAATCATTATTTCTATTTCCGCTATGTGAGAATCATCCAAGTCATTCATAAATATATTTACATCACCAACCATCGCTGAAAAAAGCACTGTGCAAAGTAAGTATGCAATACTAAGGACAAGTAAAGAACCAAGAAAATTACAAAGCACCTTCACCTATGAAACTCGTATTTGAAAGTTTTCCTATACAAGTCATGGTATTCATTTCCCTAAAGTCATACAATacaatttttattgaaaatcgTTTTATAACATGCAGTTGACACAGTTAAGCGACAAATACAAGGACTATCTTCCAAACAAACAAAAAGATGAATCCCAGCAATACTAACCATCATGATCACACAAGCGCGCCAGATAGcatagtttaataattattagttAAAGGTACTATCCGACAGGAATCGATCCTGAAACTATAGCTACATTACATGGTGCATCATCCCAAAGTAATATTGCATCGACTTCTTAAAGATCAAGAGGCAATCTAAATTGAAAAATACCATATATATTAACTTAATGACCTTGTGTATAGGGTTGCCCATGAATGAAATCTCCAACCATTAAGTCCTTGTCCAGCACTATGAAGGTATGCTCTGCAATCAAAACCCCATTACCAAAGATCATCTTTTCCACCTATTTCTCTCATAATGCCAAACAAATATAAAAAGTAGATGTAGAATTTACATTACCAACCAGGCAACAAGAAAATATCTACGAATAAAAATGATTGTATTTGAAGAGTGAAATGTTACACTACTTGAGGTATCTTGGGTCCAGGAAAGCTGCATTtcatattcttggtccagagtGAGAGGCTCAGATGCTGTAGCTTGAAGGATGCCGGGGTCTTGCATCCACGCATGGTACTTGGGCACATGATCTTTCATGTACGGCACCAGTATCACTCTTTCTCCAACCAAGCTCACCTTCATTCTTTACTTTCTTTTAGAAATCATGCACCATAAGATAAGAATAAGCTTTAACTTTATGATTGAATCAGTGGGATCTGAATTGTTGAGACTCATTCAAATTTAAGGATTCTTGATACCAGTGAGAATTGTTAGAAACAGTTTAAACCCGGCGGGAAAGAATTATTCGGGTTAATTTAAGCGGGGAGTTTGATCGAACAGTTGGTGTACCTTGAGATGAATTCCGTAATCAGATTATTCCAGCGCTATCGAAAGCAGCGAAAGAAGAGAAGCGGTCCTCCGTATAACCCTATGCCGCCAAGTAAGTGAAAAAACCGGTTAAATGCTCGAGACCAGGCTTTTATATTTCCTTCCTGAGGAGCCCTCCTTTTTAATTGTTTTCTATATTATTGTcagaaatattaaaaattaagatATTAAGAAAATTAAGATATTTTTAGCAAAATTAAAgttagtaaaaaaaattattgacgttcgctttttttttttttttacaaaaatcagtttgtcgattatttttttaagaaaatcaaTCGTACCaaataaattgatttttaaaCACAATTTTATTTGGTAGGGGAAATTTTACTAGTTCGTCATTTGTTGTTATTATTGTTATACATATTGTTTTTAGTAATACATGTGCGACCCATTGAATACCAGATTTGGATCCTCTGCGGAGATGATCAGTTAATCATCTCGTTTtctctaaaaaaaaattcaattttcatACACGAATCTTCTGGAAAAAGTCAATAGAGTTGGAAGGAGTCGCGCATTTTCTCGACCAAGAAAAGGCCGATGAAGTTAGCCAGCACATCTATGAGTTCATCAACAAACTCTAGTGTACGCATCGCGTGCATTTCGACTATTTTAAAGCCATATTTCAAGTTATGAagttaaaacatgtaaaaaaaaaaaaagaatgtgattgtatatgtttcaaattagtttgaataaatgatgtcctaattatattattaaaatctTTGATTTTGTTGTTGAAATTAAACGAGATATGCCATTAATTCTAGTACGTACAAGAATAATTAGTTagttatataaaatttaaatttgttttaGAAACCCTTGTCTCAATTAATTTATTAGTATTATACGGTGGAGCGATTTAGAAGGGAGATTGGGGAAGGAAATGTGCTGTTGTTGGCCGTAAGAAATTTCATTTTCATAAGCACGAACGATGGGATTAAGGTCTTTATTTTGTTTCACGTGTTGCCAAATTTATgaacaaatatttcaatttcactaaaatctttgttttttttttaaaaaaaatattcgacCAATCTTATATTTGAataagtttttaaaaaaatctagaTTATTAAACTTCTCTAAATATAAGAAGGAAAGGTTCTTATAGATTGGGATTACATGCATATTTTAAGGCTAAATTGTGAGTGTAACTTCCATGGGATTACATGCATATTTTAAGGCTAAATTGTGAGTGTAACTTCCAATTTATTAAATGACGAGACAATCGAATTAAGtctaaatatgttttttttaaaaaaagaaaataaaaaaatctacCGTGATATCCATAGAATCGGCCGGGACTTAATTTAGCcaagtaaattaaaatatttaagcttTGAACATTCCAAGCACGTAAAATGACTTAATATCAACGAAATTTGTTGGCTGAATAGAGGATTATATATGTTAATTGCACCGATTAAAAAGTGTGTTAAATATTTAATGTATTTTATCATATTATTCAAATACTTATATTGATATTTAATGTATTTTATCTTCTTATTCAAATACTTGTATTGTCACAATATATTGAAATGTGTACGTAACAAGATAGTCAAATCCATTCATAATTCTAGAGACCATTCAAGGCAATTGTCAAGGGAGATTGAATTTTCTCAATTAATTATCGATTGTATGGATTGATGCAATATTCATTTAATACAAATGTTGAAGTTTTGGTTGGGTTTAACTATATAAATGGCTTGAGTTCTTTCTTGGTCATCATCGATTATAGCTAGCTAGCAGTGCAAGACACGACACACAAATTCTTGGctagatatatatataggttACGCAGATCTTTTTCGATACATAAACATGGATTCAACCAAGGTTAATTTCTTTTTTTGGGCTCTTCTTGTTACATTTTCGTCGCTTAATTATGTGCACTGCGGAGGCAAGATTTTCAGTGTTGAAACATATGGGGCAGTTGCAGATGGAAAGACCGATACCACCCAGGTATTTATGTGACGAATTGTCCTTAATTTTGCCGCTCAAACTCTTCTGTTTAATTTCGTGATCAGTATATGATTCTTGATGCATGCAGGCGTTATTGAAATCTTGGGAGGGAGCATGTGCAAGTAAAGGAGGCATAGTCTCTGTCCCGAAGGGTACATATTCAGTGGGTGACATAACTTTTGAAGGGCCATGCAATGGGGCAACTCACTTTCGTTTGGAAGGAACGCTGACTGCTTCTAACAGCCATTCATCTGGTCGAGATTCTTGGATCGCATTTCACAATATCCATGGCTTCACGTTGTATGGAAACGGTACTTTTCATGGCCAAGGAGAATCGTCTTGGGGACGACTTGGTGATGGCACTGATGGTCTGCGTAAAACAGTGAGTGTGTCTATCTATATTTGATGTGCATAAATAATAGATATGGTGAAttagtgtgttttttttttctagaaATGTCTTTGGATACAATTTTGAAATTTCTTGGCGTGATTGATATTTAATATATACCATGTTATGCTGCAGTCTTTAAAGCTTCGGATCCGAAAAGGCATCATCAAGAACATCCACTCCGTGGACAGCAAGATGTTCCATATCCATGTCCACGATTCCGACAACCTGTTACTCAAGAACATACACATCACGGCGCCGGAATACAGCCGGAACACCGACGGAATCCACATCGGGAACTCCAACAACGTCAGAATCGTCAAAGCCAGCATAGCCACCGGGGACGACTGCGTGTCCATCGGCTCCGGGAACACAAAAATCAGTGTTTCGGGTGTGGTGTGCGGTCCGGGTCACGGGATCAGCATCGGAAGCCTGGGAAAGTACGAGAATGAGAGGGACGTGAATGGGATCGTCGTAAGAGACTGCACATTCAGAAATACCGACAATGGCGTCAGAATCAAAACATGGGCACCTTCGAAATCAACCGCAACTCTCTCAGACGTCAAGTTCATCAATATCCGAGTCGAGAACACCAAGAATCCAATCCTCATCGATCAATATTATTGCTCCAAATCCCATTGCAAGCACAAGGTATATAATAGATACATTTATATAAGTTCTGTTAAATTTAAGAGAATTTAAATTAATGGGCAGAATGAAAACAAGAATCTTGATTTATTTCGGCTTATTTAATTTACAGGGAGAATCCAGCATAAAGATCAGAGATGTGAAATTCATAGGCGTGAAGGGGAAGTCGGCTTCGGAAGTCGGAGTAAATGTTCAGTGCAGCGGCAGTTATCCATGCGAGGATATCGAGTTCAGAGGGCTGGACTTGACTATGGCCGGCTCAGGTGCACCCACCACTGCCTCTTGCTCTAATGCCGGTGAACTGTTTCTTGGACCTCGCCAAGTTCCTTCCaaatgttcttgagattattataattaaaaaaaacgtTAAGCTTTAGATAATTACAATTAGCTTATCATTACGTGTAATTATCAATAATTGAGCTTTCCTTTTGATCTTGTAACGAACTATTATTATCAAGTTGCACTGATGAAATGAAAGATTTTCTCACTTCAGAATTTTGTCTCCCTCGTTTGCATGTTCGACCATTCTCTGAATTAAAAAACATCATTGTTAATGTTACtcatcaattttatgagacagacCACCGATCaaatcgatacatgaaaaaatactattttttataTCCACAATAATAATTTTTACTGTCCAGATGATCTGAACGGATTATCACACATATATAGATATTTCTATCTTACATTatatcttctatcaaatttatttgatttggTATCATGAAATCTAACGATTTACTAGAAATATCATTTTAATTCCAGTAGATGAAAAATGAAATTAACGAAttcgttttattttattttttaacaaaacAAGAATTAGTCTAACAAATGGGCTTTGGATTTGGGAAATACAGATTGTTATCTtaatttaaaaatgaaaataataattaataacaaataaattaataaaaacaaGAGTTAACATAAACACAGTGATtattactaaaaaaattatatgaaataaatttttggaGAAATAATCAAACGTaccaatattttttaaaaaaataaaattgaaaagaaTTTTCAAATTAAACCGGTTGGATCGATTCGTATGATAAAATTTATACTCGACCTTATTTTcactaaaaatatttattattgttgttattttattaatatcgtTATTGCAACATTTCTaacaattatattataatttatttcacattatttatttgttatttgtGTTGACTATATtgcttattttttaattaataatcataattttatCCACATATTTACTGTGtgtataaattaataatattattttaaaatttaatgggtcataatattttattaaaaattataatttaagaaattttaaaaaaaaatcgaaaaaagaGAAACGCCTGCTTTTAGCCTTGGGCAAACGGGTTATTTGGGGCGGGCCAGATCCGGGTGCCCATCCCAACAAAGTTTGGCACGAATACTCCAGGTTTTAGGTATGATTTGGTACGGCTTGGTCAAAGTCAATCTATGAGCTTCTTTCTACTAATATAAAGCCCCCTGGAGTGGAGCGCCACCGTACCCCCCGCTTCCCCCGGCTGCTCTTCCTCGTCTGAATTTTGATAACTATGCCGGAGGTAATTGGtttcttcttttgtttcttCAGTTGTAAGTTGAACTGTGGAAATCGAagcttaaatttttttctttgtttGATTTCTATATGCTTTACTGTAGATTGTTCTTTATCTT is part of the Primulina eburnea isolate SZY01 chromosome 1, ASM2296580v1, whole genome shotgun sequence genome and encodes:
- the LOC140841347 gene encoding GCN5-related N-acetyltransferase 9 isoform X1, producing the protein MKVSLVGERVILVPYMKDHVPKYHAWMQDPGILQATASEPLTLDQEYEMQLSWTQDTSKHTFIVLDKDLMVGDFIHGQPYTQVLFSAMVGDVNIFMNDLDDSHIAEIEIMIAESKSRCKGLAKESVLLMMASAVKIFGILIFRAKIGESNDASLNLFQKLEFKKTSYSEIFKEVTLELQITESKRRELLQLIGNATVTHS
- the LOC140841347 gene encoding GCN5-related N-acetyltransferase 9 isoform X3, with protein sequence MKVSLVGERVILVPYMKDHVPKYHAWMQDPGILQATASEPLTLDQEYEMQLSWTQDTSKHTFIVLDKDLMVGDFIHGQPYTQVLFSAMVGDVNIFMNDLDDSHIAEIEIMIAESKSRCKGLAKESVLLMMASAVKIFGILIFRAKIGESNDASLNLFQKLVTLELQITESKRRELLQLIGNATVTHS
- the LOC140841347 gene encoding GCN5-related N-acetyltransferase 9 isoform X2; this encodes MKVSLVGERVILVPYMKDHVPKYHAWMQDPGILQATASEPLTLDQEYEMQLSWTQDTSKHTFIVLDKDLMVGDFIHGQPYTQAMVGDVNIFMNDLDDSHIAEIEIMIAESKSRCKGLAKESVLLMMASAVKIFGILIFRAKIGESNDASLNLFQKLEFKKTSYSEIFKEVTLELQITESKRRELLQLIGNATVTHS
- the LOC140841347 gene encoding GCN5-related N-acetyltransferase 9 isoform X4, whose translation is MKVSLVGERVILVPYMKDHVPKYHAWMQDPGILQATASEPLTLDQEYEMQLSWTQDTSKHTFIVLDKDLMVGDFIHGQPYTQVLFSAMVGDVNIFMNDLDDSHIAEIEIMIAESKSRCKGLAKESVLLMMASAVKIFGILIFRAKIGESNDASLNLFQKLVIFDASLGIQEDFV
- the LOC140841347 gene encoding GCN5-related N-acetyltransferase 9 isoform X5, which produces MKVSLVGERVILVPYMKDHVPKYHAWMQDPGILQATASEPLTLDQEYEMQLSWTQDTSKHTFIVLDKDLMVGDFIHGQPYTQVLFSAMVGDVNIFMNDLDDSHIAEIEIMIAESKSRCKGLAKESVLLMMASAVKIFGILIFRAKIGESNDASLNLFQKLIYKIFPLPC
- the LOC140814045 gene encoding exopolygalacturonase-like; amino-acid sequence: MDSTKVNFFFWALLVTFSSLNYVHCGGKIFSVETYGAVADGKTDTTQALLKSWEGACASKGGIVSVPKGTYSVGDITFEGPCNGATHFRLEGTLTASNSHSSGRDSWIAFHNIHGFTLYGNGTFHGQGESSWGRLGDGTDGLRKTSLKLRIRKGIIKNIHSVDSKMFHIHVHDSDNLLLKNIHITAPEYSRNTDGIHIGNSNNVRIVKASIATGDDCVSIGSGNTKISVSGVVCGPGHGISIGSLGKYENERDVNGIVVRDCTFRNTDNGVRIKTWAPSKSTATLSDVKFINIRVENTKNPILIDQYYCSKSHCKHKGESSIKIRDVKFIGVKGKSASEVGVNVQCSGSYPCEDIEFRGLDLTMAGSGAPTTASCSNAGELFLGPRQVPSKCS